A single genomic interval of Ictidomys tridecemlineatus isolate mIctTri1 unplaced genomic scaffold, mIctTri1.hap1 Scaffold_66, whole genome shotgun sequence harbors:
- the LOC144374356 gene encoding uncharacterized protein LOC144374356 — protein MWPVPRRPLAGIREAAVGWDPRGGRWLGSARRPLAGIREAAAAACEAPETAAEGRAAAHGSGRSRPGPRAAARLQHVCPPGAAVAAAPLAARCALLLALVLAALLRLRGARHRFML, from the exons ATGTGGCCCGTCCCGCGGCGGCCGTTGGCTGGGATCCGCGAGGCGGCCGTAGGCTGGGATCCGCGAGGCGGCCGTTGGCTGGGATCCGCGAGGCGGCCGTTGGCTGGGATccgcgaggcggcggcggcggcctgCGAGGCTCCGGAGACGGCGGCTGAGGGCCGGGCAGCGGCGCACGGGAGCGGCAGGAGCAGGCCCGGCCCTCGAGCGGCCGCCCGGCTGCAGCATGTGTGCCCGCcgggggctgctgtggctgccgcGCCGCTCGCTGCTCGCTGCGCTCTTCTTCTTGCTCTCGTCCTCGCTGCTCTACTCCGTCTACGTGGCGCCCGGCATAG gttcatgctttga